CCACGCAGAAGTGGAAAATCTGTACAATCTGTAACGAGCTGTTTCCTGAAAATGTGTACAGTGTCCACTTTGAAAAGGAGCACAAGGCTGAAAAGGTGCCTGCAGTAGCTAACTATATAATGAAAATTCACAATTTCACTAGCAAATGTCTATACTGTAATCGCTATTTACCCACTGATACATTGCTTAATCATATGTTAATACATGGTCTGTCTTGTCCGTATTGCCGTTCAACCTTCAATGATGTTGAAAAGATGGCTGCTCACATGCGAATGGTTCATGTTGATGAAGAAATGGGACCTAAAACTGATTCCACTCTAACCTTTGATTTGACATTGCAGCAGGGTAGTCACACGAACATACATCTTCTTGTAACCACCTACAACCTGAGAGATGCTCCTGCTGAATCTGTAGCTTACCATGCTCAGAATACTCCCCCAGTTCCTCCAAAACCACAACCGAAAATCCAGGACAAGTCTGATGTACCTGTAAAAAGCTCGCCACAAGCAGCAGTTCCCTACAAAAAAGACGTGGGGAAAACTCTCTGTCCTCTGTGCTTCTCAATCCTAAAAGGACCCATCTCTGATGCACTTGCACATCATCTACGGGAGAGGCATCAAGTAATTCAGACAGTTCATCCAGTTGAGAAAAAGCTCACCTACAAGTGCATTCATTGTCTCGGTGTTTATACTAGTAACATGACTGCCTCAACTATAACGCTGCACCTTGTTCACTGCAGAGGCGTTGGGAAGACCCAGAATGGCCAGGACAAAGGTACTTCGTCATCTCGGCTAGGCCAGTCTCCGGCTGTAGCACCGGTCAAACGTACTTACGAACACATGGAATTCTCGctaatgaagaaaaggaaaatggatgATGACGACTCCCCCTCTGCCTTTGAGGAAAAGCCTGAAGAACCTGTAGTTCTAGCATTGGACCCTAAGGGTCATGAAGATGATTCCTACGAAgccaggaaaacatttcttacaaagtattttaataagcaACCATATCCCACTAGGAGAGAGATTGAAAAGTTGGCTGCCAGTTTGTGGCTATGGAAATCTGATATTGCATCTCATTTTagtaacaaaaggaagaaatgtgttAGAGATTGTGAAAAATACAAACCTGGTGTGCTGCTTGGTTTCAATATGAAAGAGTTAAACAAGGTTAAACACGAAATGGATTTTGATGCTGAATGGCTGTTTGAAAACCATGATGAAAAGAATTCCAGAGTCAATGTTAGTAAGACTGTTGATAAAAAGATAAACTTAGAAAAAGACAATGACAGTTCCTCAGACAGCTATGAAAATATAGAAGAGGAATACAATGAAAGCGGTAGTCCATTTGGTCAGCCTATTTCTGACATTGGTGGGAAAACCTCTTCTGATAGCATAGTGGAGAACCCAGAGGACAGCATATCCAAGGAAGTCATTGAAGAAACTACATTGCAGTCTCCAGAAAAGTCTGATcaaaaaccagaggaaagctcTAAATACGAAGAGattatttctgctgaagaacCAACAAAACTGGTAGGTGATGTTTCAGATAGCGATGGTGATCAGGATGATCAAGATGATGCTGTTGAATGGAAAGATGGAGCGTCGCAGTCTGAAAGTGGGCCTGGTTCTCAGCAGGCTTCTGATTTTGAAGATAATACATCGGAAGTAAAACCAGAAGCATGGACAGATGAATCCTCCCAAAGTGAAGATGTTGGTAGCAGTAAACCGACTGTTGAAACAAAAGGGGGTGGATCTGAAAGTGATGAAGAACAGTCAAAGTGGAAGAATCGTTCCTATGGAAAAGTAGAAGAGTTTTGGTCTAAGGACCAGTCGCAATGGAAAAATACGTCAGAGATTGAGGAGAGCTTGTCAAATCAGCAGATGGAATGGCAGAATAGCACAATTGACAGCGAGGATGGAGATCAGTTTGACAATGTGACTGACAGCGTAGCAGAACCAATGCATAGCAGTTTAACTGGTGTGGAGCTGAGTAGCCAGCAAGCATAAGCTGCTCGATTCCCAAGCGTCAGCAATAGGATCCAGTCTACAGCTGTCTAACCCCCTTCATTTCGGTATGACTGCTACGCTTAAAGTTCTAACTGGTACTGCCTTTCGAGTGCTAGGTCATGGTGGGTGGTGGTTGTGGCCACTGTTACTCCAGCGGTTATTtaagatgatctttaaggtcccttccaacccaaagcattctatgatgTGAGGATGCTGTTGGCTAATCTTGCCTGAGAATACCTGCTGGGATGAGCACAGTGACTTAATGTGAACGGATAAGCTGGTGGCTCCAGAATGCAcatggagaaaagcagaggtttATTTTATCTGCGTTTTCAACACCCATTTCACTCTTGTACATGTTCAGTTGTATGTCTTTTTAAACATGACCCTTTTTCACATGGTAGTGTAGGGCCAACCATCCAAGCTACCAGTTCAACGTGTATAGTAGACTATGGGGAAATTGATTTTTTCATGTATCATTCTGAATAGTTGAAATGTATATTTGTACAGTCTTTTAGACCTATTCAAGTGAAGCTTATGAAATTGTTCTTGTGTACTCATCAtagatttgtttctcttttttagtGTTGCCCTGCTGTGTAATAAATGCTGTATCTAGTTTACCTAGCAAAAGCTTGAAACTGCTATAGTATGAATTTTGACAAACTTAGTTTTTGCACATAACCTTGTACAATCTCAAAACAGAGGCcagcaacataaaaaaatatatctggaCTCTATTGTATTATAGAATTTTCTTGTTCTGAATATCCTTGACATTACAACTGATGACAAATGTATTTCAGAGccattttctgaaatcttttaagctaaaaaagaaaaatcacatgcaAGAAACAAGTTTGCAGCTACTAATTTTGACACCTTTTAGATCTGTATAAAAGTGTATTGTGTTGAAGCAGCACACTGAAACaaaagtgctgtgttttggatatTTAGTTTTATCTTTAGTTAACACCAAACAAGGTGTTGTATTCATTTATACCATCTAATATATGACACACTGTTGTAGTATGTATAATTTTGTgatctttatttccctttgtaTTCTTCATTTAAGCATCTAAATAAATTGCTGTATTGTgcttaatgtaaatatttgctttattacaTGCAAGTGCTACATTCCTGTTTGGTAAATCCCACTTTGCTACattcattccttttttcttcccccccccccccccccaagtgctccacagctgtgctggggcaggcaTGTTTAGTACTTTCTTACCAGACTGATCTTCTTCAAGGATATTGAAAATCCTTCAAAAGGTAACTTTGGCTGAATTTCTCTTTACTGTTTAGTGTTCCAGAACACTAATTTATAAATAGGATTGTAGCGATTTGCTTGTTCTGCATCCTGGAGAAACAAAGTCTATGCATCACTTGCATTTTTCATCCCTTTGTACTTATATGAATGAAGATCACTTTCACATATTAAAAAGTTATCCAGAACTATGTCTCTCTCTGAAGCACTACGTATTGAGGGTAAATAACAGGGAAGGTGTTTGAATACTTATATTTAAACATGAAGGAGCATGCCTTGTGAGCTACAGACTTGGTTTGGCTTTGGAGAAGAAGCAATTTGAATACTGAAACTACTGTTAAAATTTGTGATAGGTTTGGTCAAACCAGCCCTGCATTTTGGCAGGTGTGCAGTACAACAGCTGCATAACCAAAAGTTCATTGAGACAATAATGTACTGGAGGGAATCTAATTGTGATGAGAACAAAACTATTCTTAATTAGAGCGATAAGTTTGATTTAGGCATATGTCTCATAAATATCAGAGTACCTACTTTTTGATAGAAGAACTAAATTGACCTGTGAAGTTTTTGTTAATATTGTAAAGAAGGGAACAGTTCTGTGTTCTTGaacattttaaacagcaaaaccatTTCACAGAGATTGCAAGAAAACCTTTCGGTATCTCTGTAGCAGTCTTGGGTAGGTACAAACCATACTTTCCACTAGTATAAGGAAGAAACCACTATATATGccaaagatgagaaaatgtgTACTCTCTCATGTTCTGCAGCTAACCTGTGCTGCGGCACTCTGAGGCTTGTTGAACTAAGGATGTGTGCAAAGCCATGACTGAAAACTGTTACCTTCCAGTGAAGATGGTTTAGATTGGTCTTgtacttttccctttctgctttttttaactCTGAGGAGTAGAAGTTGGACTGGCTCCCAATTACACACTCAAGTAGTAGAAGATATGCTTGAAGAATAAGACAGGGAAAACACTTTTGGCATTTGCATCAGTGAAAGAACTCCTTTGTTTCTCtgccttaaaagaaaacttgagcCTCAACTCATTTTAGCAAGTTTTCTGAactatttcattgaaaaataacttttcagtaAGTCAGGTGAGAATTTGTTAACTACCATTTATAAAAGTCAATGAGCTGCtgagttttttttcccaatgacACCAGGCACTCATGCCTTTCTCCCTCTGTAGGCTGCTGTGTTTCACAGGAGGCTACTATCTGAAAACTTCAGacatttcagaatttgttttgtgtCATTTCAGCTAGGGTTTAAGGGATTttacagatacatttttaaaaaactttaaaaaattaatccaacAGTTTAATGCCAGTACAACCTTTATCTGttaagcaatgaaataaaaaaaaaatcagatctcaTCATATGAATTTGTATCGTGTTTGTCTCAATATCTGGCAAGGTTAATTTAATATTAGTGAGCTCTATAGTTAAGTCAAATTTCCAAATTCTGAGCTCCTGCTTGTAGTCAGTGACTAGTAAGCCTATGACATAGGCACTCTCTGGAAGTGCTTCATTTGCCagaaaataatacctttttATATAGTGATTAAATTAAAGGTCttgcacaaaaaaaagtctgtcttaCCAGGAACATCAATAAGAATCGAGGGTGGTTGGTTTAAGTTTTGGCATAAAACTTTCtagtatttatttcaaacatgTTACTCTTCAAATCTGGATTTTAGCCTAGGCAAGAATTCCTTTCTAGATTTGCGGCTAACGCATTTTTGAGGCAGTCAAAAAGCCAAAGAGGTAAATGGCCCAATAAAACAAGGGGCCTTAAACCCAGTTTGTGTAATCTTAACGTATCACACCATTGTAATTGTATGAGGTGGAAGTTACCCAGCTGTCACAGATGTTCCTGAAGTTCCAGAGCAGACCTCCAGCAACACACCGGCTGTGCCGCAGAGGTGCCGCTCAAGCTGACATTTAaattctgctctctgcagtggGAGACTGACAACAGCAGTCCATCCAGCCTTTGGCCAGCAGACCAGAGCAGAAAGACCTTTGAGACTCTTTAAAGAGTTTGTTTTAGCCAGTGTACCTGAATTGAGGCAAAGTGTATCTTCCATCCTAAAGACGCTCTCTGACATCTAACGGGTCCACCAGCTGAGAACAAAGTGGGAGGTTAGGGGCATACGCACCGTTTCTAGCCACAAGACAGCTTTGTACAAGAACTCTTCCAGAGCGCGTGTGAGCTGTAGTTTGACTTCTGATGATTACCTGAGACTGCAGGGACAGTCAGGTCGTTAAGGGTAGTTGTGTTTTACCTGACGCTTTATTTCTAAGGGTGTTTGCACGGGCTTGCAGTAACTCCTGTTTTGAAGCACTGTTCATCGCACTGACGTGCAGCTGAGAGCGCTTCAACAAGTAgcgttcctcctcctcctcttagTACAGTCCTCTCCTTCCACCCCCCTCACTCCCTGCAGCGCTTACTGCCCATAAGCTTTCCTCCAAACTAAATGGCTATTTTCCAGCAGGGACGGACAGACAGTTTTGCTGAACTcctaattttcatattttctcagCATGTTCCTTCAGGATCTACGCTAGGATTTCTACTCATTCAAAACCTTTTACGGGATAGTGCAGAAATACCTgcactgacattttatttcacaagcTCTTAATATTACTGAAAGTTCAAACGACATTTAATGCTGCCATCCTCTGTTCAGCAGTAACATTTTTGTAGCAAGAACTTGCCAGTTAGTATTTGACCCTTTGACATGTGTTGTCACAACAGAAACCTGGATATTCACCTGGTATTTTTATAGGAAAACTACCATTCTTACCCCCAAGAAATTGGTACGTTTGAAATATCCACTAATACAGTAATCAGTTTACCATTTTGTAGTACATATATTTCATACACTGCTATGGTATTAAAACaagtttatttccatttttataagAGCCAAAAGAATTCAGGAATGTGTTGTGTGTACTGTCTCTTCATTTCTCTTAATAAAGAAGCTGATATTTGGATAAACAGGGTGGTATAACCAGGAGTGTTTTGTTCCTTTCATAACTAATTTACCTCTCTGTAATACCAGCTCGTTCATAATAATCTGTTACAGTAACCTGCATTGCAGGGGCGGAAACGTTGACTAGGTCTGTCTTCtattgctttatattttaattcaacTTTATCTTCCATCATCAGTCCCACTAATAAATATGAAAAGGTTGagttcatttatttctgcatcAGAAAAGCATTGGTCTCCATGGTTACTCAAAGCCATGTAGCTTTATTTTCACCAtaagcttggggttttttttcctctttacagaATTTGTGTTGGGTCTTCCATCCTGAGTTTTtccaaaggtatttttaaaactagagcatttatttctatttctccttATTGTACTGTATGCAAAGACAATCATCTGAAAAGTCATAAAACCTTCTCCTCCTAATGTTCGTTATTCAAAGAATTGAgtagtttttctttccctagaCCTATTTTGCagtcaaacaaaacaaacaaaaaaaaaatcctccaggTGGGGAGCTGAACTCTGCTCTTCCTGGTCCTGGTCACATAGCACCTTTGTTACAAAATTGTACATCTAAAGGTCCgtaacagctttgcagaaagttTATTTACACCATTCAAGTTATGTTACACAACAGCTTTTAGAACCCTATTCCTAGTTTGAAATAAAGTGCTGGAAGCTTCAGCCACGTGCAGTTTACTGAATGTTAAAATTCTGACATTGATCTCATGTTCTCTTGTGAAACCTGAACATTTGTGAAGCTGGCAGTATTAGCACGTTACTTACCAGTTTTAACATGCTATACTAGAGCATCAACCTTCTGATCATTTTAAGTATGAAAATGAAGGTAAACAAAGTGGggttttgtacattttcttcattgctttcaGAAGCTTATCGATTAAGTGCAAACTACTGTGATCAAGTCTTAGAATAAGTGTTCCAGCCTCCGTATAGCTACGATACGATCGGAAATTTTTAGCTTCCCTTAGAGATGCTAGCCAAATGTCATAAAATATGAATCATAAACTCAGGCAGCCTTTCCTAAAAACCTTTTGCTAGtcaaaaattaattactttgatACTTAGTACCTACATAGTTcataggaaaaaagtcttcagtTTGGTAGAGTTGTGGCAGGTCTCAGGAGCGTGCTGCTGATAGAGGATGTCTCTGAAAGAAGAACAGGACAGAACTTAATCTTGTTAAAGGACAGGAAATTACATGCCAAGGAGTTGACCACGTGAAAGagatggggcagggagaggaactGAAGTTACTTTCCAATAGAAGGTAATTGGCTCTGTAAACAATGTGGAAAATGTGAAGTTGTTTATGTTCACACCTGATTCTGCAGACTTTGCAATCATCTTGGATAATATCGAACAGATAAAAATAGAGTAGAACACAGGGGAAATCAGTtgtaaagcacagaaaaatgcaaatgaattagtaacactggaaaatactgactacagaagaaatatatagaaagggatttggttttgcttctggGGGTTTTAAGAATTGAAATAATTGATTAATCATGAACTGAGGAGATAAAATCATTTTTCTGTAGTGCAACAATTCAAACCCCTAGCTAAAAATCAGTCtgaatggaaaatgaagagcCTGTCTTTCCCATGAAGCTAGTGATCTTCAGGCTCTAAACTTCACATACTTCCAGAGAATAGCTTGCTATTTAGGTGTAAACCtcacatttatttgtatttaattctcattCATGTGCTTCAAGCTGTGCATCTGATTACAAACATTTCTTGATAGTATCCACTGCTAATTCTTTAGAATACGTACTGGCTCTCCATATACATCTAGGCACAACTTAAGAAGTAAGTATCCATTTATACTACGAGCTAGATACTGGCCACCGAAGCTGTGTTGCTGTGCTGACACTGTCAGAACAGGCAGGATGGAGGGGGCTTCTGCTGATAAGCTCTAGATTTGCACATCTCGGGGATCAATACCATGTTCTCAGAGAAGGGCACTTGTGATTAGAATATACAAACTTTGCTATggggaagaaacatttttagtgATAATCGTCAACAGATGTGTGTGGTTTTCAAGTTTTTATGTACAGACCCAAACAAAAGGAGATGGGCTCCTTTGAATGGGCAGAATActacattttttcaaatgtaaaaggTAAGTTTTTTTCATCTAAGATTGAAAACCAACAGTCACAGCCACTGAGTATGACCAGATGAAGAATCTGAATTGATCATGTAAGAATACTAGTGACCAGGTTTGCCTCTgcaaaataggagaaaaaaccctaaccaaGGCAGCTGTAAAATAGCTAGCTGTAATAATTCACAGTGGAATActaatattttttgtattttccataaaattagagagaaagaaaagttaaaaatcactccaattttcaaagtaaaataacCTGTCCTTCATTTCTAGGGCAATATTGCCAGTGGTGATAGCAGGAGAAGACAAGGCAGGAATAGTGTTCCGAATGAGTAATGAAACCCAACGGGCTGGGTGACAATCCGTTTGCAGAAAACCCTGAGCAGAGCAGTCAAACTGCACTAAGGACACGAGCCTCTCAAACCAGCTTTGAAAGGGGACTCGGGATTTCCCACAGCTCATGAAACCACTATCCCACTCTGATTTGTAACCGGTTATTTTAGAACTGCTTATTCTTAGCACTTACTATCCAGAGTTCCTCCAAATAGCTGATGTCATGATTGCAGtgagaatttacttttttttttttttttaaaatccttgcaATAGTAATCTGCTGCTTTGATGAATAATACCTTATTACTTACATAGTACTACAGGTATTATGATTCATAGATATACTTAGTCCCTTCCACCCTGCAGGTACTATGATTTCTATATACCCTCTTGGCGTAGGTAATTCTTTTGGGTGACTTCCTCTAACTGTGCCAGAAATACTTACAAAAGCAATGCCTCCTGTTTTACATCTACCCACACCAAACTTTCATCCAGGAACACTCTTGTTACCAGCTTATGCTATAGGCACTACTTCAGTCTTCATTATCTTAAAGGACAGCTGCTGAATCAATAGTACCTGCGAGGCAAAGATACCAACCTGTGCAGCTTGAGAGCGTTTTGTGAGGAAGGGGTCCGAGAACAGCTTGCTTTCACAACGGTACAGATGCCACACAGGGTTAAAAGACAAGGGCACAAGGAATCTGTGCTGCATGCATCACACAGACTGAAGATGAAATAATTCCTTTGTGGTTGGGCTGCTGCGAAACTTAAAGGAAAAGCGATATGGTTGCCTGCTATGgagtggggggagaagggggaggaaatGGCTTGAAATTCCAAAGCCTATTAAAGTcatcaaaagagaaaagtttaaGTAGTAACAAATAGCTTTTCACCTCTAGATCACTTGAGTCATGTCTGCCACGATCTAATAAAGACCAGATTACGGCCCTTAGAAATTAGGTGCTCTCATTAGGATGGCAActgtcctgggtttggctggggtagagttaattttcttcacagtagccGGTAcggggctgtgctttggatttgtgctggaaatggTGCTGATaccacagggatgtttttgttcctgctgagcgGTGCTTACACACAGTCAAGgcctttctgctcctcacaccccccaccagcgagtagctgggggtgcacaaggagttggaggggacacggccgggAGAGCTGACCCCCATCAcccaagggatatcccataccatacGGAGTCACGCTCAGTgtataaagctggggaagaaggaggaaggggggacgttcggagtgatggcgtttgtcttcccaagtcaccgttacgtgcgatggagccctgctttcctgggatggctgaacacctgcctgccatgggaagtgggaatgaattccttggtttgctttgctcgtgtgtgtggcttttgctttacctgttaaactgtctttatttcaacccaccagttttctcacttttacccttccggttctctcccccatcctgctgcagggacactgagcgagtggctgcgtggggcttggTTGCCAgcggggttaaaccacaacacatcCATACCATACCATACAACCACTAGTGGCACCGACTACAGTGGTAGCTTGCTGACCGCCAAGTGGCCATAAGACTAAACTGTGTTTATGTCTAACCCAGGCTATAAAGGCCTCAGACAAGGTTCTGCCATTTCATCAGCCACTGTGAGCACCTATGGCACCTCTTTGGTGCAAATACATAAGTCCTTATTTCTCCTCTTATCTCTTAGGTCAGGCTTGAGACAGCCAAGCATAGTGTAGCAAGTTTACGTCATACCTGAAAAACAAGCTGGAAACAGATCTCTGTTGAGATGCCTTATACCCCTGTAGTCTTTGTCCCAAACTTGGGAACTAGTAATTAATTTAAAGATGCAACAATGAGTGAATAAACTGAGGAAACAAAGATTAAAGGAATTATAGAGGAATTTAGCATTTGGAAGGCAGTATAACATGTTTAGATGAAGCTAGATCaaatagtaaaattaaaaaattagaacaTTTGAGagagcttttgaaaaaataaagtatgcaCTACAACTCTGCACTTGaggcaaataaaagaaatggcaTGTAGAATCATGCCTGAAAGATTAAAACTTCTGGTGGCAGCTTTAGAGACTTCAGTCAGTTGCATTTTAACAGGGAGCCAAGTTATCCAGGGAGACAAGTTGTGTGACATAATATCTAAGGCACTAAAATCACCCCTTGAGAAATAGTCTGAAGCCCCTAAAAGCCAGGCCCCCAGCTGATAAAGCTAAATAGATGGGAGCAGTAAGAAGATGACCCATTTAAGAGCATAGTGGTTACACTCTGACAACTGCAACCCAGCATCAGAACAGCAAAGCCAGGTCAAAAGGTGATCATTACAGGTTGTATCAGAGCCAGGAAACAGCTTAATTCACAGTTAGATTATACCTTCcgttgaagaaaaataaatgctgggCTGAATGTGCCTGCTTGCtcagtttcattttcatagCCAGACTTAGCAACATTACAGTAAGGCAAGTGCTCTAAGAACTGCTGATGCGGACACAGACAAATGTTTCCCTTCTATCCAGGTATCTACACAACGGTCCAGAAATCCACTCTGGCATTGCTTTATAACGCAGACCCAGGGCATCTACCCCTGGGGGACCATGAGCCCAGCCAGGCAAATCATGCGCCGGTCCCTGGCTATTCTCCTTGCcaaagagcagaggagcaggcagcactTTGCCTGCCTACACGTGCAATAACTACCTCTGGGGAGCAGCCAGGCCAGCGCAGGAGGTATAGTCTCTGGGGGGCAGAGGCACCAGTCCAGCCACCACGAGCCCCAGCAGAAAGGTTTGGCATCATTACAAGGATTTCGGATCCTGTTCCAACAGTGTGTTTATCCAGCTGTTTGCAGTGTGCCTGACCATTACAGCTAAAACACTGAGCTATTTCCACAGAGA
This genomic window from Balearica regulorum gibbericeps isolate bBalReg1 chromosome 16, bBalReg1.pri, whole genome shotgun sequence contains:
- the ADNP gene encoding activity-dependent neuroprotector homeobox protein isoform X1, yielding MEYCMLGTSAFHKVQQQLMMPRKAFLSQKEKQARARERDMLKKRRRRQDYLKRSVEPQKNAETIKWHRDDEKRRENEQVKDKDIKKRWRQDERERRKNVDAMNWRREDEKRENERETMFQLPVNNLGSLRKARKTVKKILSDIGLEYCKEHIEDFKQFEPNDFYLKNTTWEDVGLWDPSLTKNQDYRTKPFCCSACPFSSKFFSAYKSHFRNVHSEDFENRILLNCPYCTFNADKKTLETHIKIFHAPNANTPSGGISTFKDKNKHDSLKPKQADSVEQAVYYCKKCTYRDPLYEIVRKHIYREHFQHVAAPYVAKGGEKSLNGAVPLSSSTREEGSVHCKRCLFMPKSYEALVQHVIEDHERIGYQVTAMIGHTNVVVPRSKPLMLIAPKPQDKKPMGLPQRMGPLSPGSVRSLSSQQMMNRLTIPKPTLNSTGVNMMSNVHLQQNNYGVKSVPPSYVGQPGGRLNLSGNAPVSISQQSQTMKQFSASGNGRPYTLGGEQRSQASARYSLQSANSSSLSSAQLKQTSLSQSQAASRVLGQSGSKSPVAATGPSTVNTSSTQKWKICTICNELFPENVYSVHFEKEHKAEKVPAVANYIMKIHNFTSKCLYCNRYLPTDTLLNHMLIHGLSCPYCRSTFNDVEKMAAHMRMVHVDEEMGPKTDSTLTFDLTLQQGSHTNIHLLVTTYNLRDAPAESVAYHAQNTPPVPPKPQPKIQDKSDVPVKSSPQAAVPYKKDVGKTLCPLCFSILKGPISDALAHHLRERHQVIQTVHPVEKKLTYKCIHCLGVYTSNMTASTITLHLVHCRGVGKTQNGQDKGTSSSRLGQSPAVAPVKRTYEHMEFSLMKKRKMDDDDSPSAFEEKPEEPVVLALDPKGHEDDSYEARKTFLTKYFNKQPYPTRREIEKLAASLWLWKSDIASHFSNKRKKCVRDCEKYKPGVLLGFNMKELNKVKHEMDFDAEWLFENHDEKNSRVNVSKTVDKKINLEKDNDSSSDSYENIEEEYNESGSPFGQPISDIGGKTSSDSIVENPEDSISKEVIEETTLQSPEKSDQKPEESSKYEEIISAEEPTKLVGDVSDSDGDQDDQDDAVEWKDGASQSESGPGSQQASDFEDNTSEVKPEAWTDESSQSEDVGSSKPTVETKGGGSESDEEQSKWKNRSYGKVEEFWSKDQSQWKNTSEIEESLSNQQMEWQNSTIDSEDGDQFDNVTDSVAEPMHSSLTGVELSSQQA